Proteins co-encoded in one Amaranthus tricolor cultivar Red isolate AtriRed21 chromosome 7, ASM2621246v1, whole genome shotgun sequence genomic window:
- the LOC130818625 gene encoding uncharacterized protein LOC130818625 — MPPISRKRLSRSDANRTIRNLVKALTNVYAPREKSLSELASEMSKRISQSKPSTFDGKGEPSELELWLREFDKLFDVVECPEELKALENVSGFYQKKARNFGNFQGGGSNSNSGIRNNVKLTKPLLDRDGNERNCEKLYRDVPLRIGKVVFPSDLEQRVLLEGPRGESVRYRNQGDKKEGNPQDIAVVNEFLDVFPDEIPGMPPQREIDFTIDLCIDYRELNKVTVKNKYPLPRIDDLFDQLRGAGIFSKIDLRSGYHQLRIAEGDIHKTAFRTRYGHYEFTVMPFGLTNAPAAFMCLMNQVFGAYLDKFVVIFIDDILVYSKDREEHQEHLRFVLQTLRENKLYAKLSKCEF; from the exons atgcctccaATTTCTAGGAAGAGACTGTCTCGAAGTGATGCTAACCGTACGAtaagaaatctggtgaaagcGTTAACAAATGTATATGCACCCCGAGAGAAGTCTTTGTCGGAGTTAGCCTCTGAAATGAGCAAAAGGATTagtcagagcaaaccctcgaccTTTGATGGTAAGGGAGAACCGTCAGAACTGGAACTttggttaagagaatttgacaaacttttcgaTGTCGTTGAGTGCCcagaagaattaaaa GCTTTGGAGAATGTGTCGGGCTTTTATCAGAAGAAAGCAaggaattttggaaattttcaggGAGGCGGGTCTAATTCGAATTCAGGAATTAGGAACAACGTGAAGCTTACTAAGCCATTATTGGACAGAGATGGCAATGAGAGGAA ttgtgaAAAACTGTATAGGGATGTACCCTTAAGGATAGGAAAGGTTGTCTTTCCTAgcgactt AGAGCAGAGAGTTTTGTTGGAAGGACCAAGAGGTGAAAGCGTTAGATACaggaa ccagGGGGATAAGAAAGAGGGGAATCCCCAGGATATTGCTgtggtgaatgaatttttggatgtttttcctgacGAGATTCCCGGAATGCCACCACAACGGGAAATTGATTTCACGATCGACTTG tgcattgattacagagagttaaacaaggtaacagttaagaataaatacccgttgccccggatagatgacttgtttgatcaattgagaggagccgggatcttttcgaagattgacttaagatcaggttatcatcagctaagaatagctgaaggggatatacataaaaccgctttcagaacacgatatgggcattatgagttcacagtgatgccgtttgggttgacaaatgctccagccgcgttcatgtgcttaatgaaccaagtgtttGGTGCATACTTGGATAAATTCGTCGTTATCTTTATCGATGAtatattggtctattcgaaagaccgagaagaacatcaggaacatctacgatttgtcctgcaaaccctgcgagaaaataagttgtacgcgaagttgtcaaagtgtgaattt
- the LOC130818626 gene encoding uncharacterized protein LOC130818626 — protein MPPISRKRLSRSDANRTIRNLVKALTNVYAPREKSLSELASEMSKRISQSKPSTFDGKGEPSELELWLREFDKLFDVVECPEELKALENVSGFYQKKARNFGNFQGGGSNSNSGIRNNVKLTKPLLDRDGNERNCEKLYRDVPLRIGKVVFPSDLEQRVLLEGPRGESVRYRNQGDKKEGNPQDIAVVNEFLDVFPDEIPGMPPQREIDFTIDLCIDYRELNKVTVKNKYPLPRIDDLFDQLRGAGIFSKIDLRSGYHQLRIAEGDIHKTAFRTRYGHYEFTVMPFGLTNAPAAFMCLMNQVFGAYLDKFVVIFIDDILVYSKDREEHQEHLRFVLQTLRENKLYAKLSKCEFWLDKVSLYMKLIIRPMIWN, from the exons atgcctccaATTTCTAGGAAGAGACTGTCTCGAAGTGATGCTAACCGTACGAtaagaaatctggtgaaagcGTTAACAAATGTATATGCACCCCGAGAGAAGTCTTTGTCGGAGTTAGCCTCTGAAATGAGCAAAAGGATTagtcagagcaaaccctcgaccTTTGATGGTAAGGGAGAACCGTCAGAACTGGAACTttggttaagagaatttgacaaacttttcgaTGTCGTTGAGTGCCcagaagaattaaaa GCTTTGGAGAATGTGTCGGGCTTTTATCAGAAGAAAGCAaggaattttggaaattttcaggGAGGCGGGTCTAATTCGAATTCAGGAATTAGGAACAACGTGAAGCTTACTAAGCCATTATTGGACAGAGATGGCAATGAGAGGAA ttgtgaAAAACTGTATAGGGATGTACCCTTAAGGATAGGAAAGGTTGTCTTTCCTAgcgactt AGAGCAGAGAGTTTTGTTGGAAGGACCAAGAGGTGAAAGCGTTAGATACaggaa ccagGGGGATAAGAAAGAGGGGAATCCCCAGGATATTGCTgtggtgaatgaatttttggatgtttttcctgacGAGATTCCCGGAATGCCACCACAACGGGAAATTGATTTCACGATCGACTTG tgcattgattacagagagttaaacaaggtaacagttaagaataaatacccgttgccccggatagatgacttgtttgatcaattgagaggagccgggatcttttcgaagattgacttaagatcaggttatcatcagctaagaatagctgaaggggatatacataaaaccgctttcagaacacgatatgggcattatgagttcacagtgatgccgtttgggttgacaaatgctccagccgcgttcatgtgcttaatgaaccaagtgtttGGTGCATACTTGGATAAATTCGTCGTTATCTTTATCGATGAtatattggtctattcgaaagaccgagaagaacatcaggaacatctacgatttgtcctgcaaaccctgcgagaaaataagttgtacgcgaagttgtcaaagtgtgaattttggttggataaggtatcgtt gtacatgaagttaattatccgaCCCATGATCTGGAATTAG